A stretch of Perognathus longimembris pacificus isolate PPM17 chromosome 1, ASM2315922v1, whole genome shotgun sequence DNA encodes these proteins:
- the Gnb2 gene encoding guanine nucleotide-binding protein G(I)/G(S)/G(T) subunit beta-2 encodes MSELEQLRQEAEQLRNQIRDARKACGDSTLTQITAGLDPVGRIQMRTRRTLRGHLAKIYAMHWGTDSRLLVSASQDGKLIIWDSYTTNKVHAIPLRSSWVMTCAYAPSGNFVACGGLDNICSIYSLKTREGNVRVSRELPGHTGYLSCCRFLDDNQIITSSGDTTCALWDIETGQQTVGFAGHSGDVMSLSLAPDGRTFVSGACDASIKLWDVRDSMCRQTFIGHESDINAVAFFPNGYAFTTGSDDATCRLFDLRADQELLMYSHDNIICGITSVAFSRSGRLLLAGYDDFNCNIWDAMKGDRAGVLAGHDNRVSCLGVTDDGMAVATGSWDSFLKIWN; translated from the exons ATGAGTGAGCTGGAGCAACTGAGACAGGAGGCCGAGCAGCTCCGGAACCAGATCCGG GATGCCCGAAAAGCATGTGGGGATTCAACACTGACCCAG ATCACAGCTGGGCTGGACCCAGTAGGGAGAATCCAGATGAGGACACGGAGGACCCTCCGTGGGCACCTGGCAAAAATCTATGCCATGCACTGGGGGACAGACTCAAG GCTGCTGGTCAGCGCCTCCCAGGACGGGAAGCTTATCATCTGGGACAGCTATACCACCAATAAG GTCCATGCCATCCCGCTGCGCTCCTCCTGGGTCATGACCTGTGCCTACGCGCCCTCAGGGAACTTTGTGGCCTGTGGGGGTTTGGACAACATCTGCTCCATCTACAGCCTCAAGACTCGAGAGGGCAATGTCAGGGTCAGCCGGGAGCTGCCTGGCCACACTG GGTACCTGTCATGCTGCCGTTTCTTGGATGACAACCAAATCATCACCAGCTCTGGGGATACCACCTG TGCCCTGTGGGACATTGAGACAGGCCAGCAGACTGTGGGGTTTGCTGGACACAGTGGGGATGTGATGTCCTTGTCACTGGCGCCCGATGGCCGCACCTTTGTGTCGGGTGCCTGTGATGCCTCCATCAAGCTGTGGGACGTCCGGGATTCCATGTGCCGGCAGACCTTCATTGGTCATGAGTCTGACATCAACGCTGTGGCT TTCTTCCCCAACGGCTACGCCTTCACCACGGGTTCTGACGATGCCACGTGCCGCCTGTTCGACCTGCGGGCGGACCAGGAGCTGCTCATGTACTCACACGACAACATCATTTGCGGCATCACCTCCGTTGCCTTCTCACGCAGTGGCCGGCTGCTGCTGGCCGGCTACGACGACTTTAATTGCAACATCTGGGATGCCATGAAGGGCGACCGCGCAG GTGTCCTCGCTGGCCATGACAACCGAGTGAGCTGCCTTGGGGTCACTGATGACGGCATGGCCGTGGCAACAGGCTCCTGGGACTCCTTCCTCAAGATCTGGAACTAA